From Laspinema palackyanum D2c, the proteins below share one genomic window:
- a CDS encoding ABC transporter ATP-binding protein translates to MPNYSILKAEHLYKMYGQKNLNLVQAVDNVSLDLKAGELVMISGPNGSGKTTLLSLLGCMGKPTEGTIKILDCEVTCLKQTELTDFRLKNIGFIFQTFRLLNFLTVLENVKLILNLAGKSGISAHQRAKFLLEELNIDHRANFFPPALSGGEKQRVAIARALANDPPLLLADEPTGSLDYQTGQSVIQLLSNVAKTHQKAVAVVTHDPRIEHYADRILKMEDGHLTPKTNGS, encoded by the coding sequence ATGCCTAATTATTCTATCTTAAAAGCCGAACATCTGTACAAAATGTATGGACAAAAAAATCTGAATCTAGTGCAAGCGGTTGACAATGTTAGCCTAGACTTAAAAGCCGGGGAACTTGTCATGATTAGCGGACCCAATGGCAGTGGCAAAACCACTCTCCTCTCCTTGTTAGGCTGTATGGGAAAACCCACAGAAGGCACGATAAAAATTCTGGATTGCGAAGTCACTTGTTTGAAGCAAACCGAACTTACAGACTTTAGATTAAAAAACATTGGATTTATCTTTCAAACCTTCCGCCTCCTCAATTTTCTAACCGTCCTAGAAAATGTCAAACTGATTTTAAATTTAGCCGGGAAATCGGGAATATCCGCCCATCAACGGGCTAAATTTTTATTAGAGGAGTTAAACATCGACCATCGCGCCAATTTCTTTCCCCCCGCCTTAAGTGGCGGGGAAAAACAACGGGTTGCGATCGCCCGTGCCCTCGCCAATGACCCCCCGCTACTCTTAGCCGACGAACCCACCGGCAGCCTAGACTATCAAACGGGACAATCGGTGATCCAGCTATTAAGCAACGTTGCCAAAACCCATCAAAAAGCGGTGGCAGTCGTCACCCACGACCCCCGCATCGAACACTATGCCGATCGCATCCTTAAAATGGAAGATGGACATCTAACCCCAAAAACCAATGGTTCGTAG
- a CDS encoding ABC transporter permease, translating into MVPVALRMIWEAKGRFAIAVLGIAFSVMLMLFLLGVYQGVKFGSKSYVLHTQASVWVSQRNTRNLIKTSSFLPETLGNSLLQVEGVKSVDSLLRTIAPAEFPDKTVTLYIFGFDTESQIGAPEISSGTSNLQPQEIILDRAFTATHNLKLGDSLSLQGYPFKIVGISRGTNLIVGQFAFTRLDDVPRLLGLRNVRSFFLLNLDSDSPEIISRLEEQFPDLVFIPQAEFAANNVEEMEIGVLPILWTIVLFGAITGGTVIVLMMYTSVLEKREDYAMLKAVGASQKFLGILVLKQSMLAALLGFSLGLIVDITFAPLLAEVIPSLLVVFTWQDAAGVLIACLILGAIGTLAPIRTLKNIYPAEVFRA; encoded by the coding sequence ATGGTTCCCGTTGCCCTGCGAATGATTTGGGAAGCGAAAGGACGCTTTGCGATCGCCGTTCTGGGGATTGCCTTTAGCGTCATGCTCATGCTCTTTTTACTCGGGGTTTACCAAGGGGTAAAATTTGGGTCAAAAAGTTATGTTTTACATACCCAAGCATCAGTTTGGGTCAGTCAACGCAATACCCGAAACTTAATTAAAACCTCTTCATTTTTACCCGAAACCCTCGGTAATTCCCTGCTTCAAGTAGAGGGAGTCAAAAGCGTCGATAGTCTCCTCCGCACCATTGCCCCCGCCGAATTCCCCGATAAAACGGTTACCTTATATATTTTTGGATTTGACACAGAAAGTCAAATCGGCGCACCGGAAATCAGTTCCGGAACCTCCAATCTTCAACCCCAAGAAATTATTTTAGACCGCGCTTTTACTGCTACCCATAATCTAAAACTGGGTGATTCTCTTTCGCTGCAAGGCTATCCCTTTAAAATAGTTGGAATTAGCCGAGGCACGAACTTAATTGTCGGTCAATTTGCCTTTACTCGCCTGGATGATGTTCCTCGCTTACTCGGATTGCGAAATGTCCGCAGCTTTTTCCTGCTCAATCTGGACTCTGATTCACCAGAAATCATCTCCCGATTAGAAGAACAATTCCCGGATTTAGTCTTTATTCCTCAAGCGGAATTTGCAGCCAATAATGTTGAAGAAATGGAAATTGGCGTTCTGCCTATTCTCTGGACTATTGTCTTATTTGGAGCCATTACCGGCGGAACCGTGATTGTCCTAATGATGTACACTTCGGTTCTGGAAAAACGGGAAGACTATGCCATGTTAAAAGCCGTCGGTGCATCCCAAAAATTTCTAGGAATTCTTGTTTTAAAACAATCTATGTTAGCCGCATTATTGGGCTTTTCCCTGGGATTAATTGTAGATATTACCTTTGCTCCCTTACTCGCTGAAGTTATTCCTTCCTTATTAGTGGTTTTTACCTGGCAGGATGCGGCTGGAGTATTAATCGCCTGCTTAATCCTGGGAGCAATTGGCACCTTAGCCCCGATTAGAACCTTGAAAAATATCTATCCTGCTGAAGTATTTAGAGCTTAA
- the ribBA gene encoding bifunctional 3,4-dihydroxy-2-butanone-4-phosphate synthase/GTP cyclohydrolase II, whose product MPENAAKQSFEFDSIEEALAEIAAGRSIVVVDDENRENEGDLICAAQFVTPEIVNFMAVHGRGLICLAMTGDRLDQLDLPLMVTTNTDTNQTAFTVSIDASPQQGVTTGISAEDRARTIQIAINPNTKPKDLRRPGHIFPLRATAGGVLKRAGHTEAAVDLSQLAGLYPAGVICEIQNPDGSMARLPELIEYATKYNLKMISIADLIAYRLQHERFVIRETVAALPTEFGQFQIYGYRNTLDNKDHVAIVKGDPANFTDKAVMVRVHSECLTGDALGSLRCDCRMQLQAALKMIENAGEGVVVYLRQEGRGIGLINKLKAYSLQDMGLDTVEANERLGFPADLRNYGVGAQILNDLGVSKIRLITNNPRKIAGLKGYGLEMVDRVPLLIESNPFNCIYLATKAEKLGHMLLQTYLVTVAIHWQEPDLEEGPPAQVQAWYEHLEKIRELADEHHLVLQEEKRPVTVALFGKPQLTFHLGFDQAHLATTDWFTHAEHPYIQATFRILDRLILWADIEQLQFLVSTGVDPLTNLGVQLQRQSFPLSKMPSQLCDSLHSQVIYCFKG is encoded by the coding sequence TTGCCAGAAAACGCCGCAAAACAATCGTTTGAGTTTGACTCGATAGAGGAGGCCCTCGCTGAAATTGCAGCAGGCCGGTCCATTGTTGTGGTCGATGATGAAAACCGGGAAAATGAAGGGGATCTGATCTGTGCGGCTCAGTTTGTAACACCGGAAATCGTCAATTTCATGGCGGTGCATGGTCGTGGGTTGATTTGTCTGGCGATGACCGGCGATCGCCTCGATCAGCTCGACCTCCCCTTAATGGTAACCACCAACACCGACACCAACCAAACCGCCTTCACCGTCAGTATCGATGCCTCTCCGCAGCAAGGAGTCACTACAGGCATTTCTGCCGAGGACCGCGCCCGCACCATTCAAATTGCCATTAATCCCAACACCAAACCCAAGGATTTGCGCCGTCCCGGTCATATTTTTCCCCTGCGGGCCACAGCTGGGGGGGTCCTGAAACGGGCGGGCCATACGGAAGCGGCAGTGGACTTGAGTCAACTCGCTGGACTCTATCCTGCCGGGGTGATCTGCGAAATTCAGAATCCCGATGGCTCAATGGCGCGATTGCCGGAATTGATTGAATATGCGACCAAATATAACCTAAAAATGATCAGCATCGCTGATTTAATCGCCTATCGCCTCCAACATGAGCGATTTGTGATTCGGGAAACCGTGGCGGCATTACCCACGGAATTCGGCCAGTTCCAAATCTACGGCTATCGCAATACCCTGGACAACAAAGACCATGTGGCGATCGTCAAGGGAGACCCGGCCAATTTTACCGATAAAGCGGTGATGGTGCGGGTCCATTCCGAATGCTTGACCGGGGATGCCCTCGGGTCCCTGCGCTGTGACTGCCGAATGCAACTCCAAGCCGCCCTGAAAATGATTGAAAATGCTGGGGAGGGTGTGGTGGTGTATCTGCGCCAAGAAGGGCGGGGAATTGGCCTAATTAATAAACTCAAAGCCTATTCTCTGCAAGATATGGGACTGGACACCGTAGAAGCCAATGAGCGCTTAGGCTTTCCTGCGGACTTGCGAAACTATGGTGTAGGGGCGCAAATTCTCAATGATTTGGGGGTGAGCAAAATCCGCCTAATTACCAATAATCCGCGTAAAATCGCGGGATTAAAGGGATATGGCTTAGAAATGGTCGATCGCGTTCCCCTGCTGATTGAGTCCAATCCGTTTAACTGCATCTATTTGGCAACCAAGGCGGAAAAATTAGGGCATATGCTCTTACAAACCTATTTGGTCACCGTGGCAATCCACTGGCAAGAACCGGACCTGGAGGAGGGACCTCCGGCCCAGGTCCAAGCCTGGTATGAGCATTTAGAAAAAATCCGCGAACTCGCCGATGAACATCATCTGGTGCTCCAAGAGGAAAAACGCCCCGTCACCGTGGCCTTATTTGGTAAACCCCAGTTAACCTTTCACCTGGGATTTGACCAAGCGCATTTAGCGACAACAGATTGGTTTACCCATGCGGAACATCCATACATCCAGGCGACCTTTCGGATTCTCGATCGCCTGATTCTGTGGGCCGATATTGAGCAACTCCAGTTCCTGGTTTCCACCGGCGTCGATCCTCTGACCAATCTCGGGGTGCAACTTCAACGCCAGTCTTTCCCCTTGAGCAAAATGCCTTCGCAACTGTGCGATAGCTTACATTCCCAAGTGATCTATTGCTTTAAGGGATAA
- a CDS encoding PAS domain S-box protein, whose amino-acid sequence MVRPIPRSPVFSYSAAVLTVVIALLLTLAFKPLLASTLFLFFFVAVTGMTWYGGVGPGLVTTVLSVLALDYFLLVPTQSLTVFSGSNLLRTGLFILVTLAIAKLNAKLHQTKRQLEISLTQLQESEERYRRIVETASEGIWILDEAGRTRYVNQRMAQMLGCSPESMLDRSFFEWFDQGDRPEGYQTLTQPYPGYPEQWDGRFRRGDQSLLWAIVSMNSIFDDQGQFQGTHLMLTDASDRQQTQERLQLSLEAGRMGFWDWNLSTNEVIRSDNLAEIYGVSPGQLEGTFESSLSLIHPEDRERIKEAIAQAVSENTPYSLEFRIQPSPEEIRWILGKGRVFKDAQGKAVRMIGIAMDISDRKQTEESLMQTQQRFETFMNYSPVAAYFKDEAGRYLYVNPMIERLWQRSQEEWLGRTDADLFPEAIAQELQAHDRAVLETDQALEFLETAEHPDGKHYWISWKFPMGEPSGRRLIAGISLDITDRKRSQEERDLLLADLESQQQLLSAVLQQMPAGAIVAEAPSGQLVLMNQQVREILGIAVTPLITIPDYLHTSYQIFHPDGQPYNPEALPLTRSISLGEVIVEEELEIRRADGTRVTVLANSGPIRNAEGEIVAAVVTFYDITAQKLAQSEIKRYADVVKNIQVGLTVWQLTEAEEPPSFELISANPAASQLAARDLDRAVGMRIETLFPHLVKTSRIAELVEVLQSSSARDFSEIIYSDSGEERYCSLKAFPLPNRCLGLAYEDITDRKQAQFALLESEQRFRTMADAAPVYIWLSGIDQQCYYFNQPWLDFTGRTLAEEIGNGWVEGVHPDDRQFCLDTYYQSFDLRQPFEMEYRLRRYDGEYRWVLDRAVPRFSPDGRFEGYVGSCIDISDRKLYESEIKHLNATLERRVTERTAQLESANQELESFAYSVSHDLRAPLRHISGFVNLLRKRIEPSLDENSQRYLDIIVASTQQAEELIDNLLAFSRMARSQMRFIKIDMNQLVNEVRQSLEIHRSEQKIIWEIASLPTVKGEPTMLRLVFQNLLDNAIKYSQRREKAEITVGFNENNLEFIFFVRDNGIGFDMRYAHKLFGVFQRLHSNPDFVGTGIGLANVRRIIHRHGGRTWAEGEVDVGATFYFSLPKQQEGDQREANPHALGSTSF is encoded by the coding sequence ATGGTGCGACCTATACCCCGATCGCCGGTTTTCTCCTATAGCGCGGCTGTCTTAACGGTTGTCATTGCCTTACTCCTGACCCTCGCCTTCAAACCCCTCCTGGCTTCAACCCTGTTTCTGTTCTTTTTTGTAGCGGTAACGGGGATGACTTGGTATGGGGGAGTTGGTCCAGGACTGGTGACAACGGTCCTGTCTGTTTTAGCCCTCGACTATTTTTTACTCGTTCCCACCCAGAGCTTAACGGTGTTCAGTGGCAGCAACCTGTTACGAACGGGGTTGTTTATCTTAGTTACCCTGGCGATCGCCAAGCTGAACGCTAAACTCCATCAGACAAAACGGCAGTTAGAAATCAGCTTGACTCAGCTACAAGAGAGTGAGGAACGCTATCGGCGGATTGTCGAAACTGCTTCAGAAGGCATCTGGATTTTGGATGAGGCAGGGCGAACCCGCTATGTGAATCAGCGGATGGCTCAAATGTTGGGCTGTTCTCCTGAGTCAATGCTCGATCGCTCCTTTTTTGAGTGGTTTGACCAAGGAGACCGCCCGGAGGGATACCAGACCCTGACCCAACCCTATCCTGGATATCCCGAACAATGGGATGGGCGATTTCGCCGTGGCGATCAGTCCCTGCTTTGGGCGATCGTCTCCATGAATTCCATTTTTGATGACCAAGGTCAGTTTCAGGGGACCCATCTGATGCTCACCGATGCCAGCGATCGCCAACAAACCCAGGAACGCCTGCAACTCTCTTTAGAAGCAGGACGCATGGGATTTTGGGATTGGAATCTGAGCACCAACGAGGTTATTCGATCGGACAATCTTGCGGAAATTTACGGGGTGAGTCCGGGTCAATTAGAGGGGACATTTGAGAGTTCTTTAAGCCTGATTCATCCCGAGGACCGAGAACGAATCAAGGAGGCGATCGCCCAGGCGGTGTCCGAAAATACCCCCTACAGCTTAGAATTTCGCATTCAGCCCTCACCGGAGGAGATTCGCTGGATATTAGGCAAAGGACGAGTCTTTAAAGATGCTCAAGGCAAAGCAGTCCGGATGATTGGAATTGCGATGGACATCAGCGATCGCAAACAAACTGAAGAGTCCCTAATGCAGACTCAGCAGCGATTCGAGACCTTTATGAACTATAGTCCCGTTGCCGCTTATTTTAAAGACGAAGCCGGACGCTATCTATACGTTAATCCCATGATAGAACGGCTATGGCAACGCTCCCAGGAGGAATGGTTGGGTCGAACCGACGCGGACCTCTTTCCCGAGGCGATCGCCCAGGAACTACAAGCTCATGACCGGGCCGTATTAGAAACTGACCAGGCCCTAGAATTTTTAGAAACTGCTGAACACCCTGACGGGAAGCATTATTGGATTTCCTGGAAATTCCCCATGGGCGAACCCTCCGGAAGACGGTTGATAGCGGGAATCTCCCTAGATATCACCGATCGCAAGCGCAGTCAAGAAGAACGGGATCTGCTGCTGGCGGACCTCGAATCCCAACAACAACTCCTGAGTGCCGTGTTGCAACAAATGCCTGCCGGGGCGATCGTCGCTGAGGCCCCCTCCGGACAGCTAGTCTTGATGAATCAGCAAGTCCGAGAAATTTTAGGCATTGCCGTCACTCCCCTAATCACCATCCCGGATTATCTCCATACCTCCTATCAAATTTTTCACCCCGACGGTCAACCCTACAACCCCGAAGCATTACCCTTAACCCGATCCATCTCCCTCGGAGAGGTGATAGTCGAAGAAGAACTGGAAATCCGACGCGCCGATGGAACCCGGGTCACCGTCCTCGCTAATTCTGGACCCATTCGCAATGCCGAAGGGGAAATTGTCGCCGCAGTGGTGACCTTTTATGACATCACCGCACAAAAACTTGCTCAATCTGAAATCAAACGCTATGCCGATGTTGTCAAAAATATTCAAGTAGGCTTAACAGTCTGGCAACTCACCGAAGCAGAAGAACCCCCTTCATTTGAGCTGATTAGTGCCAATCCGGCGGCAAGTCAACTCGCCGCCAGAGATTTAGATCGGGCTGTGGGGATGAGAATTGAGACCTTATTTCCCCATCTGGTGAAAACCTCACGAATTGCCGAGTTGGTCGAGGTTTTGCAGAGCTCATCGGCGCGGGATTTTTCTGAAATCATCTATAGCGATTCCGGAGAGGAACGCTATTGTTCCCTAAAAGCCTTTCCCCTGCCTAATCGCTGTCTCGGGTTAGCCTATGAAGATATCACCGATCGCAAACAGGCTCAATTTGCCTTACTCGAAAGCGAACAACGGTTTCGGACAATGGCCGATGCGGCCCCGGTTTATATTTGGTTATCGGGAATCGATCAGCAGTGTTATTACTTTAATCAACCTTGGTTGGACTTTACCGGCAGGACTTTAGCCGAAGAAATCGGCAATGGTTGGGTGGAGGGAGTACATCCCGATGACCGGCAATTTTGCCTTGATACTTATTATCAATCTTTTGACCTGCGCCAACCCTTTGAGATGGAATATCGCCTACGCCGGTATGATGGGGAATACCGTTGGGTGTTAGATCGCGCTGTGCCTCGGTTTTCCCCCGATGGCCGATTTGAGGGGTATGTCGGGTCTTGTATTGATATTAGCGATCGCAAACTTTACGAGAGTGAAATTAAGCATCTCAATGCCACTCTAGAACGACGGGTGACCGAACGAACCGCCCAACTTGAATCCGCCAATCAGGAACTCGAATCCTTTGCTTATTCAGTGTCCCACGATTTGCGGGCCCCTCTGCGACATATTAGTGGATTTGTCAATTTGCTCCGCAAACGGATTGAACCCTCTCTGGATGAGAATAGTCAGCGCTATCTCGATATTATTGTCGCCAGTACCCAACAAGCGGAAGAGTTAATTGATAATTTGTTAGCCTTTTCGCGCATGGCCCGTTCTCAGATGCGATTCATCAAAATTGATATGAATCAACTGGTGAACGAGGTGCGGCAGAGTTTGGAGATTCATAGAAGCGAGCAAAAAATCATCTGGGAGATTGCCTCATTACCCACAGTGAAAGGGGAACCCACCATGTTACGATTGGTGTTCCAAAATCTTCTGGATAATGCAATTAAGTACAGCCAACGACGGGAAAAGGCTGAAATAACCGTGGGGTTTAATGAAAACAACCTCGAATTTATCTTTTTTGTGCGAGATAATGGCATTGGATTTGATATGCGCTATGCTCACAAACTCTTTGGGGTTTTTCAACGCTTACATAGCAATCCCGATTTTGTGGGCACCGGCATCGGACTCGCCAATGTTCGCCGAATTATCCATCGTCATGGAGGCCGCACTTGGGCAGAAGGTGAGGTAGATGTGGGGGCGACTTTCTATTTCTCTCTCCCTAAACAACAGGAAGGGGATCAACGGGAAGCGAATCCTCATGCTCTCGGGTCAACCTCATTTTAG
- a CDS encoding response regulator, with protein sequence MDIKRILLVEDNANDIELILTGLAENNLANEVIVVRDGEEALDYLFRRGIFRLRREGHPILVMLDLKLPKIDGLEVLAQMKSKTDLRQIPVVILTASREESDLISSYNLGVNGYVIKPLDFHEFVDAIKSLGLFWAVVNQPPPGSLPAVVRE encoded by the coding sequence ATGGATATCAAACGCATTCTACTGGTAGAAGATAATGCCAATGATATAGAGCTAATTTTAACGGGGCTGGCGGAAAATAATCTAGCCAATGAAGTTATCGTTGTGCGGGACGGGGAAGAAGCGTTAGATTATCTCTTTCGGCGGGGTATCTTTAGATTGAGGCGAGAAGGACATCCCATCCTGGTCATGCTTGACCTCAAACTGCCCAAAATCGATGGACTGGAAGTGCTGGCACAAATGAAGTCTAAAACCGATTTGCGGCAGATTCCCGTCGTGATTTTGACCGCTTCTCGGGAAGAATCGGACCTCATTAGCAGCTACAATCTAGGGGTGAATGGCTATGTCATCAAGCCCTTAGACTTCCACGAGTTTGTGGATGCCATCAAAAGCCTAGGACTATTCTGGGCCGTAGTCAATCAACCGCCTCCAGGCTCTTTGCCTGCGGTAGTGCGAGAATGA
- a CDS encoding response regulator — protein MLHILLLEDSLLDAELIEAHLLESGLNVALKRVDTCEAFQDALESGSFDVILADYSLPSFDGFSALKMAKLRCPDLPFIFVSATLGEEVALETLKSGATDYVLKQRLERLVPSMQRAIREAKEHRDRLKAEAALQESDRRFRMALKHSFICIFQQDRDLKYQWIHNPQGPQTAEEIVGETDYFLFTAADADYLSALKREVIATGTPTRVEISVTLLGELRDYDMILEPVFDDPQHQDNPPVVALMGTALNITERKRSERELYRREQQFRALAENAPDIIARFDRQLRHIYINPAIEKATGIPPEEFIGKTNADLGFPEEIYLQWSRHLQEIFVSGEPGFLEFNFPSSTGNRTYQSQAVPEFDLEGNVESLLCISRDITESKKAEQVLRESEARFRRLMDSNTIGMGFWHGNCITVANDAFLEMMGYSQEDLQREPLNWRKITPEEYFHLDESANEQARQTGYTEPFEKELFHKNGTRIPVILGGAIFDNNADAGVFFTLDLTDRKRMEEALQQQAEALERANQVKDQFLAVLSHELRSPLNAILGWSQLLLTRKFDEATTRRALETIERNARFQTQLIEDLLDVSRILRGKLTLKVTRVNLATPISAAIESLRLAIEAKSLQLDYSPSVGVSPVMGDSNRLQQVVWNLLSNAVKFTEPGGQVTLNLIQQDQWVILQVQDTGVGILPEFVPHLFEYFRQADASSTRNHGGLGIGLGLVRHLVELHGGTVSAESPGVGQGATFTVKLPAIALKTDTATPLPQSSPQGELAGVRVLVVDDDDDSLEFMQFVLEQSGCQVRAIASTIEALAVFSDWQPDLLISDIAMPEEDGYSFIRKIRAMERNAGGQIPAVALTAYAREEDRHAAFLAGFQEHLSKPIDPKALMAAIELLTRPVKGF, from the coding sequence GTGCTGCATATCCTACTGCTAGAAGACAGTCTGCTGGATGCAGAGCTAATTGAGGCCCACTTGCTAGAGAGTGGTCTCAACGTGGCCTTGAAGCGGGTAGACACCTGCGAAGCCTTCCAAGATGCCCTGGAAAGCGGGTCATTTGACGTGATTTTGGCGGACTATTCCCTCCCCTCCTTTGATGGATTTTCCGCCCTGAAAATGGCAAAACTGAGATGTCCGGACCTACCTTTTATCTTTGTGTCGGCGACGTTGGGGGAGGAAGTGGCCCTGGAGACCCTGAAAAGTGGGGCGACGGATTATGTCCTCAAGCAGCGGTTAGAACGACTGGTTCCCTCGATGCAGCGAGCGATTCGAGAGGCGAAAGAACATCGCGATCGCCTGAAGGCTGAAGCGGCCCTCCAAGAGAGCGATCGCCGGTTTAGAATGGCTCTGAAACATTCATTTATCTGCATTTTTCAACAAGACCGGGACCTGAAATACCAATGGATTCACAATCCCCAGGGACCCCAAACCGCAGAGGAAATTGTCGGGGAAACGGACTACTTTTTATTTACCGCAGCAGATGCGGACTACCTCAGCGCCCTCAAGCGAGAGGTGATTGCCACGGGAACTCCGACTCGGGTCGAAATCTCGGTGACTTTGTTGGGAGAGCTCCGGGACTACGACATGATTTTAGAACCTGTATTCGACGACCCGCAGCATCAGGACAATCCCCCGGTGGTGGCGCTGATGGGTACCGCTTTAAATATTACCGAACGCAAGCGATCGGAACGAGAACTGTACCGTCGGGAACAACAATTTCGAGCCTTAGCAGAAAATGCACCGGATATTATCGCCCGCTTTGATCGACAACTACGCCACATTTACATCAACCCGGCGATTGAAAAAGCCACCGGCATCCCTCCGGAGGAGTTTATCGGCAAAACTAATGCAGATTTAGGATTTCCCGAAGAAATTTACTTACAGTGGTCCCGACATTTACAAGAGATTTTTGTCAGCGGAGAACCGGGTTTTCTGGAATTTAATTTTCCGTCCTCAACAGGAAATCGGACTTATCAATCCCAGGCGGTTCCCGAATTTGACTTGGAGGGCAATGTTGAATCTTTACTGTGCATTAGTCGGGATATCACGGAAAGCAAAAAAGCTGAACAGGTGCTGCGAGAGAGTGAGGCCCGGTTCCGACGCTTGATGGATTCCAATACTATTGGCATGGGATTCTGGCATGGGAATTGCATTACGGTTGCCAATGATGCCTTTTTGGAAATGATGGGATATTCCCAGGAGGACTTGCAACGGGAACCGTTGAATTGGCGCAAGATTACCCCGGAGGAATATTTTCATCTGGATGAGAGCGCCAATGAGCAAGCGCGTCAAACCGGCTATACCGAGCCCTTTGAAAAGGAACTTTTTCACAAAAATGGCACCCGGATTCCGGTGATTTTGGGAGGGGCGATTTTTGACAATAATGCGGATGCGGGGGTCTTTTTTACCCTGGATTTGACCGATCGCAAACGGATGGAAGAGGCGCTACAGCAACAGGCGGAGGCGTTAGAACGGGCGAATCAGGTCAAGGATCAGTTTTTAGCGGTGCTCTCCCATGAGTTGCGATCGCCCCTGAATGCGATTCTCGGATGGTCCCAGTTACTGCTGACTCGCAAATTTGACGAAGCTACGACTCGCCGTGCGTTGGAGACAATCGAGCGCAATGCGCGATTTCAAACCCAACTGATTGAGGATTTGCTGGATGTCTCCCGCATCCTGCGCGGCAAGCTGACTCTGAAAGTGACGCGAGTGAATTTAGCCACCCCGATCAGCGCGGCGATCGAAAGTTTGCGTCTGGCGATCGAAGCCAAATCCCTGCAACTGGACTATTCCCCATCGGTTGGAGTCTCCCCGGTAATGGGAGACTCCAACCGCTTGCAGCAAGTGGTGTGGAATCTCCTGTCTAATGCGGTGAAATTTACTGAACCTGGGGGTCAAGTCACCTTGAACCTGATACAACAGGATCAATGGGTGATTCTGCAAGTCCAGGATACGGGAGTCGGCATTCTCCCTGAATTTGTCCCCCATTTATTTGAATATTTCCGCCAAGCGGATGCCTCTAGTACCCGCAATCATGGGGGACTGGGGATTGGATTAGGACTGGTGCGCCATCTGGTGGAACTGCATGGGGGAACTGTGAGTGCAGAAAGTCCGGGAGTAGGACAGGGGGCGACTTTCACGGTGAAACTCCCGGCGATCGCCCTCAAAACCGACACCGCAACCCCCTTGCCGCAGTCCTCTCCCCAGGGGGAACTTGCTGGAGTGCGGGTCCTCGTTGTGGATGACGATGACGACTCCTTGGAGTTTATGCAGTTTGTCCTAGAACAGTCGGGGTGCCAAGTCCGCGCGATCGCCTCTACTATTGAAGCCCTCGCGGTATTTTCTGACTGGCAACCGGATCTGCTAATTAGCGATATTGCCATGCCAGAGGAGGATGGGTATAGTTTTATCCGCAAAATTCGCGCAATGGAGAGAAACGCCGGAGGACAAATTCCTGCGGTTGCTCTAACAGCTTATGCCCGAGAAGAAGACCGCCATGCAGCATTTTTAGCCGGATTTCAAGAGCATTTAAGTAAACCCATCGACCCCAAAGCACTAATGGCGGCGATCGAATTATTAACCCGACCTGTTAAGGGATTTTAG